In Kitasatospora gansuensis, a genomic segment contains:
- the nuoH gene encoding NADH-quinone oxidoreductase subunit NuoH: MTLAASETLSFFGHDPWWLVLIKAVFVFAFLVGTVLIAIVWERKVVAWMQLRIGPNRHGPWGMLQSLADGIKLALKEDLVVTNADKVVYVLAPIVAAIPAFMAFAVIPLGPAGNEISIFGTRTPMQLTDLPIALLYILAVASVGIYGIVLAGWSSGSTYPLLGGLRSSAQMISYEIAMGLSFAAVFIYSGSMSTSEIVAAQQPTWFAVLLPVSFIIYVIAMVGETNRAPFDLPEAEGELVGGFNTEYSSLKFAMFMLAEYVNMVTVSAVAATLFLGGWRAPYPISTFWEGANHGWWPLLWITIKIQLLLFFFIWLRGTLPRLRYDQFMKLGWKVLLPVSLVWLVMVATVRALRNEGYQFGQVVLYVGAPIVVILLAFLIRDLVKPKESTEAVEPAEFDPMADGYPVPPLPGQTLSPVPRRPSRAPKLQDALNGANHSSPEGS, translated from the coding sequence ATGACACTCGCTGCTTCCGAGACCCTGAGCTTCTTCGGGCACGACCCGTGGTGGCTGGTGCTGATCAAGGCGGTCTTCGTCTTCGCCTTCCTGGTCGGCACGGTGCTGATCGCGATCGTCTGGGAGCGCAAGGTCGTCGCCTGGATGCAGCTGCGGATCGGCCCGAACCGGCACGGCCCCTGGGGCATGCTGCAGTCGCTGGCCGACGGCATCAAGCTGGCGCTGAAGGAAGACCTGGTGGTCACCAACGCCGACAAGGTGGTCTACGTACTGGCCCCGATCGTCGCGGCGATCCCGGCCTTCATGGCCTTCGCGGTGATCCCGCTCGGCCCGGCCGGCAACGAGATCTCGATCTTCGGCACCCGGACCCCGATGCAGCTCACCGACCTGCCGATCGCCCTGCTCTACATCCTGGCGGTGGCCTCGGTCGGCATCTACGGGATCGTGCTGGCCGGCTGGTCCTCCGGCTCGACCTACCCGCTGCTCGGCGGGCTGCGCTCCTCGGCGCAGATGATCAGCTACGAGATCGCGATGGGCCTGTCCTTCGCGGCGGTCTTCATCTACTCGGGCTCGATGTCCACCTCGGAGATCGTCGCCGCTCAGCAGCCGACCTGGTTCGCGGTGCTGCTGCCGGTCTCGTTCATCATCTACGTCATCGCGATGGTGGGTGAGACCAACCGGGCACCGTTCGACCTCCCGGAGGCCGAGGGCGAGCTGGTCGGCGGCTTCAACACCGAGTACTCCTCGCTGAAGTTCGCGATGTTCATGCTGGCCGAGTACGTCAACATGGTCACCGTCTCGGCGGTGGCGGCCACCCTGTTCCTGGGCGGCTGGCGGGCTCCGTACCCGATCTCCACCTTCTGGGAGGGCGCCAACCACGGTTGGTGGCCGCTGCTCTGGATCACCATCAAGATCCAGCTGCTGCTGTTCTTCTTCATCTGGCTGCGCGGCACGCTGCCCCGGCTCAGGTACGACCAGTTCATGAAGCTGGGCTGGAAGGTGCTGCTGCCGGTCTCGCTGGTCTGGCTGGTGATGGTGGCCACCGTCCGCGCGCTGCGCAACGAGGGCTACCAGTTCGGCCAGGTGGTGCTGTACGTCGGCGCGCCGATCGTGGTGATCCTGCTGGCCTTCCTGATCCGGGACCTGGTCAAGCCGAAGGAGAGTACCGAAGCCGTCGAGCCGGCCGAGTTCGATCCGATGGCGGACGGTTACCCGGTGCCGCCGCTGCCCGGCCAGACCCTGTCGCCGGTACCGCGTCGGCCCAGCCGGGCCCCGAAACTCCAGGACGCCCTCAACGGCGCCAACCACTCCTCGCCGGAAGGGAGCTGA
- a CDS encoding NADH-quinone oxidoreductase subunit G, whose product MTVTEPQTSTDLVTLTIDGVEVSVPKGTLVIRAAEQIGTQIPRFCDHPLLAPAGACRQCIVEVEGQRKPVASCTIPVTEGMVVRTQLSSPVAEKAQRGVMELLLINHPLDCPVCDKGGECPLQNQAMSTGETDSRFEGMKRTYAKPVPVSSQVLLDRERCVLCARCTRFSQEIAGDPFIELLERGALQQVGTGAGDDFESYFSGNTIQICPVGALTSAAYRFRSRPFDLVSSPSVCEHCSAGCAQRTDHRRGKVLRRLAGEDPAVNEEWNCDKGRFAFRYGQQRDRLSTPLVRKDGELVAASWPEALAAAAQGLAGARAAVLAGGRVTVEDAYGYGKFARVALGTNDVDFRARPLSGEEADFLASAVAGRGVDLDGTGLSYQALEAAPAALLVGFEPEEESPIVFLRLRKANRASGLQVFAVASHRSRGLTKLRGALLPAAPGTEAEWLTALADDTALGDDAGRAGQLLRQAGAVILVGERLATVPGGLTAALRLAAATGAELAWVPRRAGERGAVEAGALPGLLPGGRPVSAAEARGEAAAIWGEAELPSRSGRDTDQILAAAAHGDLDALVIGGLGLDDLADPALADEALARVRFVVSLEIRPSAVTERADVVLPVAAVAEKTGTFLDWEGRVRMFETAIKPDQLMGRHLHSDVRVLSMLSDALDRPIGLPDVRAARLELDRFAPWTGDRPAAPSTVTVPLPRPAAGQAVLGGHRLLLDQGTLQIGDEHLADTRHPAVARISPATAAEIGATTALRVTGPAGSLTLPLELNPEQPDRTVWLPLNSTPGGVYRTLGTTTGHLVTIAPAEES is encoded by the coding sequence ATGACCGTGACCGAGCCGCAGACCAGCACCGACCTGGTCACGCTCACCATCGACGGGGTCGAGGTCAGTGTGCCCAAGGGCACCCTGGTGATCCGCGCCGCCGAGCAGATCGGCACCCAGATCCCCCGGTTCTGCGACCACCCGTTGCTCGCCCCGGCCGGGGCCTGCCGGCAGTGCATCGTGGAGGTCGAGGGCCAGCGCAAGCCGGTCGCCTCCTGCACCATCCCGGTCACCGAGGGCATGGTGGTCCGGACCCAGCTCAGCTCGCCGGTGGCCGAGAAGGCCCAGCGCGGCGTGATGGAGCTGCTGCTGATCAACCACCCGCTGGACTGCCCGGTCTGCGACAAGGGCGGCGAGTGCCCGCTGCAGAACCAGGCGATGTCCACCGGCGAGACCGACTCCCGCTTCGAGGGCATGAAGCGGACCTACGCCAAGCCCGTCCCGGTGAGCAGTCAGGTACTGCTGGACCGGGAGCGCTGCGTGCTCTGCGCCCGCTGCACCCGCTTCTCCCAGGAGATCGCCGGCGACCCGTTCATCGAACTGCTGGAGCGCGGCGCGCTGCAGCAGGTCGGCACCGGCGCCGGGGACGACTTCGAGTCGTACTTCTCCGGCAACACCATCCAGATCTGCCCGGTCGGCGCGCTCACCTCGGCCGCCTACCGGTTCCGCTCCCGCCCGTTCGACCTGGTCTCCTCGCCGAGCGTGTGCGAGCACTGCTCGGCCGGCTGCGCCCAGCGCACCGACCACCGCCGGGGCAAGGTGCTCCGCCGGCTGGCGGGCGAGGACCCGGCGGTGAACGAGGAGTGGAACTGCGACAAGGGCCGGTTCGCCTTCCGCTACGGCCAGCAGCGCGACCGGCTGTCAACTCCCCTGGTCCGCAAGGACGGTGAGCTGGTCGCCGCCTCCTGGCCGGAGGCGCTGGCGGCCGCCGCCCAGGGCCTGGCCGGGGCCAGGGCCGCGGTGCTGGCCGGTGGCCGGGTCACGGTCGAGGACGCGTACGGCTACGGCAAGTTCGCCCGGGTCGCGCTCGGCACCAACGACGTGGACTTCCGGGCCCGCCCGCTGAGCGGCGAGGAGGCCGACTTCCTGGCCTCCGCCGTGGCCGGCCGCGGGGTCGACCTGGACGGCACCGGCCTCTCCTACCAGGCACTCGAGGCCGCGCCCGCCGCGTTGCTGGTCGGCTTCGAGCCCGAGGAGGAGTCGCCGATCGTCTTCCTGCGGCTGCGCAAGGCCAACCGGGCCTCCGGGCTCCAGGTCTTCGCGGTGGCGAGTCACCGCAGCCGGGGTCTGACCAAGCTGCGCGGGGCGCTGCTGCCCGCCGCACCCGGCACCGAGGCCGAGTGGCTGACCGCGCTGGCCGACGACACCGCGCTCGGTGACGACGCCGGGCGGGCCGGTCAACTGCTGCGCCAGGCGGGCGCGGTGATCCTGGTCGGCGAGCGGCTGGCCACCGTGCCCGGCGGGCTGACCGCCGCGCTGCGGCTGGCCGCCGCGACCGGGGCCGAGCTGGCCTGGGTGCCGCGCCGGGCCGGTGAGCGCGGCGCCGTCGAGGCGGGTGCGCTGCCCGGCCTGCTGCCCGGCGGCCGTCCGGTCTCCGCCGCCGAGGCGCGCGGCGAGGCCGCCGCGATCTGGGGCGAAGCCGAACTCCCGTCCAGGAGCGGCCGGGACACCGACCAGATCCTGGCCGCCGCCGCCCACGGCGACCTGGACGCGCTGGTGATCGGCGGCCTGGGCCTGGACGACCTGGCCGACCCGGCGCTGGCCGACGAGGCGCTGGCCCGGGTCCGGTTCGTGGTCTCGCTGGAGATCCGTCCGTCCGCGGTGACCGAACGCGCCGACGTGGTGCTGCCGGTGGCCGCCGTGGCGGAGAAGACCGGCACCTTCCTGGACTGGGAGGGCCGGGTCCGGATGTTCGAGACCGCGATCAAGCCCGACCAACTGATGGGCCGTCACCTGCACTCGGACGTCCGGGTGCTGAGCATGCTCAGCGACGCGCTGGACCGGCCGATCGGCCTGCCCGACGTCCGGGCCGCCCGGCTGGAGCTGGACCGTTTCGCCCCCTGGACGGGCGACCGTCCGGCGGCGCCGAGCACGGTCACCGTCCCGCTGCCCCGCCCGGCCGCCGGTCAGGCGGTGCTCGGCGGTCACCGGCTGCTGCTCGACCAGGGCACGCTGCAGATCGGCGACGAGCACCTGGCCGACACCCGGCACCCGGCGGTGGCCCGGATCTCGCCCGCCACCGCCGCCGAGATCGGCGCGACCACCGCGCTCCGGGTCACCGGCCCGGCCGGTTCGCTCACCCTGCCGCTGGAGCTGAACCCCGAGCAGCCCGACCGCACGGTCTGGCTGCCGCTCAACTCCACGCCGGGCGGCGTCTACCGCACCCTCGGCACCACCACCGGCCACCTGGTGACCATCGCCCCGGCGGAGGAGTCATGA
- the nuoF gene encoding NADH-quinone oxidoreductase subunit NuoF, with product MTSVEPAEKLLSPVLSASWDDSRPWTLDTYLRHDGYRGLRNALAMAPDDLIALVKDSGLRGRGGAGFPTGMKWQFIPQNDGKPHYLVVNADESEPGTCKDIPLLFANPHSLIEGMIIASYAIRCDHAFIYLRGEVVPVLRRLHAAVAEAYEAGYLGKNILGSGIDLDITVHAGAGAYICGEETALLDSLEGRRGQPRLRPPFPAIAGLYACPTVVNNVESIASVPPILARGNEWFKSLGTEKSPGFTLYSLSGHVTNPGQYEAPLGITLRQLLDVSGGVRAGHRLKFWTPGGSSTPMFTDEHLDVPLDYEGVGAAGSMLGTKALQIFDETTCVVRAVTRWTEFYAHESCGKCTPCREGTYWLVQLLKRVEAGQGVPGDLEKLLDIADNINGKSFCALGDGAASPIVSSLQHFRAEYEQHLSERRCPFDPAASTVWADRSAHESTTEREVHA from the coding sequence ATGACCTCCGTAGAGCCGGCCGAGAAGCTGCTCTCGCCCGTGCTGTCCGCCTCCTGGGACGACAGCCGCCCCTGGACGCTGGACACCTACCTCCGCCACGACGGCTACCGGGGCCTGCGCAACGCGCTGGCGATGGCGCCGGACGACCTGATCGCGCTGGTCAAGGACTCCGGTCTGCGCGGCCGCGGCGGGGCCGGCTTCCCGACCGGGATGAAGTGGCAGTTCATCCCGCAGAACGACGGCAAGCCGCACTACCTGGTGGTGAACGCGGACGAGTCGGAGCCGGGCACCTGCAAGGACATCCCGCTGCTGTTCGCCAACCCGCACTCGCTGATCGAGGGCATGATCATCGCCTCGTACGCGATCCGCTGCGACCACGCCTTCATCTACCTGCGCGGTGAAGTCGTCCCCGTCCTGCGGCGGTTGCACGCGGCGGTGGCCGAGGCGTACGAGGCCGGGTACCTCGGCAAGAACATCCTCGGCTCGGGCATCGACCTGGACATCACCGTGCACGCGGGCGCCGGGGCGTACATCTGCGGCGAGGAGACCGCGCTGCTGGACTCGCTGGAGGGCCGCCGCGGCCAGCCGCGACTGCGGCCGCCGTTCCCCGCCATCGCCGGTCTGTACGCCTGCCCGACGGTGGTCAACAACGTCGAGTCGATCGCCTCGGTGCCGCCGATCCTGGCCCGGGGCAACGAGTGGTTCAAGTCGCTGGGCACCGAGAAGTCGCCCGGCTTCACGCTCTACTCGCTCTCCGGCCACGTCACCAACCCCGGCCAGTACGAGGCGCCGCTCGGCATCACGCTCCGTCAGCTGCTGGACGTCAGCGGGGGAGTGCGGGCCGGACACCGGCTCAAGTTCTGGACCCCGGGCGGCAGTTCCACCCCGATGTTCACCGACGAGCACCTCGACGTCCCGCTGGACTACGAGGGCGTCGGTGCGGCCGGCTCGATGCTGGGCACCAAGGCGCTGCAGATCTTCGACGAGACCACCTGCGTGGTCCGCGCGGTCACCCGGTGGACCGAGTTCTACGCCCACGAGTCCTGCGGCAAGTGCACCCCGTGCCGCGAAGGCACGTACTGGCTGGTGCAGTTGCTCAAGCGGGTCGAGGCCGGGCAGGGCGTCCCGGGCGATCTGGAGAAGCTGCTCGACATCGCCGACAACATCAACGGCAAGTCGTTCTGCGCGCTCGGCGACGGTGCCGCCAGCCCGATCGTCTCCTCGCTCCAGCACTTCCGGGCCGAGTACGAGCAGCACCTGAGCGAGCGGCGCTGCCCGTTCGACCCGGCGGCCTCCACCGTCTGGGCCGACCGCAGCGCCCACGAGTCCACCACCGAGAGGGAGGTGCACGCATGA
- the nuoE gene encoding NADH-quinone oxidoreductase subunit NuoE: MSDVQLGMPALPAKPYPVEVHARLAADAKELIGRYPVARSALLPLLHLVQAEEGCVTPTGIRFCAEQLELTTAEVTAVATFYTMYRRKPAGKYHVGVCTNTLCAVLGGDQILDELKQHLGIENNETTADGEISIEHIECNAACDYAPVVMVNWEFFDNQTPDSARQLVDDLRAGHDPRPTRGARLCSFKETSRILAGFPDERPGAVDASGAGGAPSLAGLRLAKGEALPGTPGAKVVAPRHEGTEA; this comes from the coding sequence GTGAGTGACGTCCAACTGGGGATGCCGGCACTTCCGGCGAAGCCGTACCCGGTCGAGGTGCACGCCCGACTGGCGGCGGACGCCAAGGAGTTGATCGGCCGCTACCCCGTGGCCCGGTCCGCCCTGCTGCCGCTGCTGCACCTGGTGCAGGCCGAGGAGGGCTGCGTCACGCCGACCGGTATCCGGTTCTGCGCGGAGCAGCTGGAGCTGACCACGGCCGAGGTGACCGCGGTGGCGACCTTCTACACCATGTACCGCAGGAAGCCCGCCGGGAAGTACCACGTGGGCGTCTGCACCAACACGCTCTGCGCGGTGCTCGGCGGCGACCAGATCCTCGACGAGCTCAAGCAGCACCTGGGCATCGAGAACAACGAGACCACCGCCGACGGCGAGATCTCGATCGAGCACATCGAGTGCAACGCGGCCTGCGACTACGCCCCCGTGGTGATGGTCAACTGGGAGTTCTTCGACAACCAGACCCCGGACAGCGCCCGGCAGTTGGTCGACGACCTGCGGGCCGGACACGACCCCAGGCCGACCCGGGGCGCCCGGCTCTGCTCCTTCAAGGAGACCTCCCGGATCCTGGCCGGCTTCCCGGACGAGCGCCCCGGCGCGGTGGACGCCTCCGGCGCGGGCGGCGCGCCCTCGCTGGCCGGCCTCCGGCTGGCCAAGGGCGAGGCACTGCCCGGCACCCCGGGCGCCAAGGTCGTGGCCCCCCGGCACGAAGGGACGGAAGCGTGA